A window of the Actinomycetota bacterium genome harbors these coding sequences:
- a CDS encoding terminase family protein, whose amino-acid sequence MQQKDDVPLVFYGGAAGGGKSYALLMDCLKYIDCPYFYGVYFRKTVKQLERTLWPTAKDLFYPFLIEHTGPRKGRFKDKAQIREKDKKIIFPTGATIEFSYLDNDQDCKENWQGAELTAAYFDEFGHFSKYCFNYIRTRMRSKSKYKSFIRCSLNPEPNHFVLEYLQRYINDQGFAKKDLMGKPAYFIVDKGEVVSAWTAEELKEKYPNKKPRLYTFIPSSLEDNPAMLKSNEDYADDLLANDPANAAMLLDGNWKYKPAANGMFDKATMQIAPLSALPLNCRYLRAWDKASSKPSKEGGDSKQLDPDYTASIKFAKDKNGFIYIMGDYVRQGDGIQRSRFREKPGVRDAYILEQAIKDGDDVVIYLPKDPGQGGEVEFLEASKKLQAEGFTVKKDPSPSNKSKRFRFESFCSACYTGTIFWIKETFDPTVWDYMIMELENFDGDKNNGYHDDLVDSFSTAYAGCIKEKVYVAPAIPRISAPTLTKRSGLNTRH is encoded by the coding sequence ATGCAGCAAAAGGACGATGTTCCTTTAGTTTTCTATGGTGGTGCAGCAGGTGGTGGTAAGAGTTATGCATTATTAATGGACTGTCTTAAATATATAGACTGTCCATATTTTTATGGAGTATACTTCCGTAAAACAGTTAAACAATTAGAAAGAACACTTTGGCCTACAGCTAAAGATTTGTTCTATCCGTTTTTAATTGAACATACGGGACCAAGAAAAGGGAGGTTTAAAGATAAAGCACAGATAAGAGAAAAGGATAAGAAGATCATTTTCCCTACAGGTGCAACAATAGAATTTTCATATCTAGACAATGACCAAGATTGTAAAGAGAACTGGCAGGGTGCTGAATTAACTGCTGCATATTTTGATGAATTTGGTCACTTTTCTAAATATTGTTTCAACTATATTAGAACACGTATGCGTTCTAAGTCTAAATATAAATCTTTCATTCGGTGTTCACTTAACCCAGAACCTAACCATTTTGTTTTGGAATATTTACAAAGATATATTAACGATCAGGGTTTTGCAAAGAAAGATTTAATGGGGAAACCTGCATATTTTATTGTAGATAAAGGTGAAGTTGTTTCTGCATGGACAGCAGAGGAGCTAAAAGAAAAGTATCCCAATAAAAAACCAAGACTCTATACCTTCATCCCATCCTCTCTGGAAGACAACCCTGCAATGCTCAAATCAAATGAAGATTATGCAGACGATCTCTTAGCAAATGACCCAGCTAACGCAGCTATGCTTCTGGATGGTAACTGGAAATATAAACCAGCAGCTAATGGTATGTTTGACAAAGCAACTATGCAAATAGCCCCTTTGAGCGCTCTCCCTTTAAATTGCAGATATCTAAGAGCATGGGATAAAGCTTCATCTAAACCTTCTAAAGAGGGTGGGGATAGCAAACAATTAGATCCAGACTATACAGCGTCGATTAAGTTTGCTAAAGATAAGAATGGGTTTATTTATATTATGGGTGATTATGTAAGACAAGGAGACGGAATTCAGAGAAGTAGATTTAGAGAAAAACCTGGGGTAAGAGATGCCTACATCTTGGAACAAGCAATAAAAGACGGTGATGATGTCGTAATTTATTTACCAAAAGACCCAGGACAAGGTGGTGAAGTAGAGTTCTTAGAAGCTTCTAAGAAATTACAAGCAGAAGGGTTCACAGTTAAAAAAGACCCATCCCCATCTAATAAAAGTAAAAGATTTAGGTTTGAATCTTTTTGTTCTGCATGTTATACAGGAACAATATTTTGGATAAAAGAAACCTTTGACCCTACTGTATGGGATTATATGATAATGGAGCTAGAGAACTTTGATGGCGATAAAAATAATGGTTATCATGATGATTTAGTGGATAGTTTCTCTACTGCATATGCCGGATGTATAAAAGAAAAAGTGTATGTAGCACCTGCAATACCAAGAATCTCTGCACCTACTTTAACTAAGAGGTCTGGTTTAAATACTAGACATTAA